The Anolis carolinensis isolate JA03-04 chromosome 2, rAnoCar3.1.pri, whole genome shotgun sequence genome has a window encoding:
- the mrpl50 gene encoding large ribosomal subunit protein mL50: MAASTRLLRVSGHRRLPLGIPARRALWGGQRKKELVAEATEPDVPVEKQPVMVCPPPQSKKYVPPEDLQSRLESLVRGIFGSSVSGDWKKVSLGDSGLKYRLLAQLAADLSHTVPNSQLHQMKSARDVLAFYSTPVKDMSKFDELSTQDLPSNLKINWQY; encoded by the exons ATGGCGGCTTCCACAAGGCTGCTCAGGGTTTCGGGGCATCGTCGTCTGCCTTTGGGGATCCCCGCGCGAAGGGCATTGTGGGGAGGACAGAG GAAGAAGGAGTTGGTGGCAGAGGCAACTGAACCAGATGTTCCAGTTGAGAAGCAGCCGGTGATGGTTTGTCCACCACCACAAAGCAAAAAATATGTTCCTCCTGAGGACCTCCAAAGTCGTCTGGAGTCTCTTGTTAGAGGGATTTTTGGATCGTCTGTCTCAGGGGATTGGAAAAAGGTATCTCTGGGAGACAGCGGTTTAAAGTATCGCCTGCTTGCACAGCTGGCAGCCGATTTGTCCCACACAGTCCCGAACTCCCAGCTCCATCAAATGAAGAGTGCCAGAGATGTCTTGGCTTTCTACAGCACACCTGTAAAAGACATGTCAAAGTTTGATGAACTCAGCACCCAGGATCTGCCCTCAAACCTGAAGATCAACTGGCAGTACTGA